A single window of Meiothermus sp. DNA harbors:
- a CDS encoding recombinase family protein, whose protein sequence is YLGGIVPYGYTVEGGRLRSQPEEAAVVQQMFAWVAERGWSTERVAQELNRLGIPPKYRREGRGVRGNAPPGSGGGRGAAHPQEPHLYRGVHLRQAHPQTSARTGAGAGTAPRRTCALRGVPRSS, encoded by the coding sequence GTACCTGGGTGGTATCGTGCCCTATGGCTACACCGTCGAAGGCGGTCGCCTGCGCTCCCAGCCCGAGGAGGCGGCGGTGGTGCAGCAGATGTTTGCCTGGGTGGCCGAACGGGGCTGGAGCACCGAGCGGGTAGCCCAGGAGCTCAACCGCCTGGGCATCCCCCCGAAGTACCGGCGCGAGGGGCGCGGGGTACGGGGTAACGCACCGCCGGGGTCTGGCGGGGGGCGGGGTGCTGCGCATCCTCAAGAACCGCACCTATATCGGGGAGTACACCTACGGCAAGCGCACCCGCAAACCTCAGCCCGAACTGGTGCCGGTGCCGGTACCGCCCCTCGTAGAACCTGCGCTCTTCGAGGCGTGCCCAGGAGCAGCTAG